A window of the Nibribacter ruber genome harbors these coding sequences:
- the tsaE gene encoding tRNA (adenosine(37)-N6)-threonylcarbamoyltransferase complex ATPase subunit type 1 TsaE, with the protein MPDPLVQERTLQISSKAELPKAAADFLAFIGQKRIILFEGEMAAGKTTFIKAICAAKGVQEHVSSPTFALVNEYEAARGEVIYHFDFYRIDDPAEALDIGVLEYFHSGNLCLIEWPSKIENLLPEEGVIVSIATGPQDEARTIQMRVYGGNDGKA; encoded by the coding sequence ATGCCTGACCCATTGGTGCAGGAACGCACCCTACAGATTTCCTCTAAAGCAGAGCTTCCAAAAGCTGCCGCTGATTTTTTGGCATTTATCGGTCAAAAAAGAATAATTTTGTTTGAAGGCGAGATGGCGGCGGGTAAAACCACGTTTATCAAGGCGATATGTGCAGCCAAAGGCGTGCAAGAGCACGTAAGCAGTCCCACATTTGCCTTGGTGAATGAGTATGAGGCCGCCCGTGGCGAGGTCATTTACCATTTCGATTTCTATCGGATTGACGACCCCGCCGAAGCTCTGGACATTGGAGTGCTAGAATATTTCCATTCCGGCAATCTGTGTCTGATTGAGTGGCCATCCAAAATTGAGAACCTGTTGCCAGAAGAAGGTGTTATAGTATCCATTGCCACCGGCCCGCAGGACGAAGCGCGTACCATACAGATGAGAGTTTATGGAGGAAATGACGGAAAAGCCTAG
- a CDS encoding alanine dehydrogenase produces MTEKPSTGFEALTKATARSLMPKESMLAVETRKRNLFIGIPKESSLQENRIGLTPESVKQLVDQGHEIWIESGAGGPSKYSDHEFSEAGAQIVYSTKEIYEADIVLKIAPPTLEEMEYFRPGQTLISALQIGSLTSEYIGALSRKKISAISFELLKDKSESRPVVRAMSEIAGSTVMLIAAEYLSSGKEGKGVILGGITGVPPSKVVIIGAGTVAEYATRAALGLGAEVKVFDNHLYKLRRLKHNVNAQIFTSTLDNTILHKEIQDADVVIGAVTAEEGQVPCMIAEEVVAKMTPGSVIIDVSIDEGGCFETSEMTTHNRPVYRKYDVIHYCVPNIPSRVPRTATKALSNIFTPMFLEISKHGGINEVLFTHEHYRSGVYIYKGSLTNAAIAKKFNMRYKELSLMIAVRN; encoded by the coding sequence ATGACGGAAAAGCCTAGCACTGGATTTGAGGCCCTTACCAAGGCCACTGCCCGTAGTCTAATGCCCAAAGAGTCTATGCTGGCCGTGGAAACGCGCAAGCGCAACCTCTTCATCGGCATCCCGAAGGAGTCTTCTCTGCAAGAGAACCGCATTGGCCTTACCCCAGAATCTGTGAAGCAACTGGTAGACCAAGGCCACGAGATCTGGATAGAATCCGGGGCTGGGGGCCCTTCTAAATACTCTGACCATGAATTTTCAGAGGCCGGTGCGCAGATTGTATATTCCACCAAAGAAATCTACGAGGCCGACATCGTTTTGAAGATTGCCCCACCTACGCTGGAGGAGATGGAATACTTCAGGCCGGGGCAGACGCTTATCTCTGCCTTGCAGATAGGAAGCCTCACTTCTGAGTACATTGGGGCCCTTAGTCGCAAGAAAATAAGCGCCATCTCCTTTGAGCTCCTCAAAGACAAGTCTGAGTCCAGACCCGTCGTAAGAGCCATGAGTGAGATTGCCGGAAGTACCGTCATGCTGATTGCCGCTGAATACTTAAGCAGTGGAAAAGAAGGCAAAGGCGTTATTTTGGGCGGAATCACTGGTGTGCCACCGTCCAAAGTAGTCATCATTGGCGCCGGTACCGTTGCAGAGTATGCTACACGTGCGGCTTTAGGTCTAGGTGCCGAAGTAAAGGTTTTTGACAACCATCTGTACAAACTAAGAAGGCTGAAGCATAACGTCAACGCGCAGATTTTCACCTCCACGCTAGACAATACCATCCTGCACAAAGAGATACAAGACGCAGACGTGGTGATTGGCGCCGTCACTGCTGAAGAAGGCCAAGTTCCTTGTATGATTGCTGAAGAAGTGGTAGCCAAGATGACCCCCGGATCTGTGATCATTGACGTGAGTATTGATGAAGGCGGCTGTTTTGAAACCTCAGAGATGACTACCCATAACCGCCCGGTGTACCGCAAGTATGACGTGATTCATTACTGCGTTCCCAACATCCCATCCCGCGTACCCCGCACCGCTACCAAAGCCCTGAGCAATATCTTCACACCCATGTTCCTGGAAATCTCTAAGCATGGCGGCATCAACGAGGTGCTGTTCACCCATGAACACTACCGTAGCGGCGTCTATATCTACAAAGGAAGCCTCACTAACGCCGCCATCGCCAAGAAATTCAACATGCGATACAAGGAGTTGAGTTTGATGATTGCCGTGCGTAACTAG